A single window of Rhizobium indicum DNA harbors:
- a CDS encoding aldo/keto reductase → MRYNQLGNTGLFVSEICLGTMTFGEAKQGSMWGAIADVDQNAADRIVERSLASGVNFIDTADVYSSGESERLLGQALKNLDVKRKDVVIATKVYGVMGDKPNDRGASRGHIMDSVEASLERLQTDHIDLYQIHATDTVTPIEETLRALDDLVSRGLVRYIGVSNWQAWRISKALGLSERRGFARFETVQAYYSIAGRDLERDIVPMMQEEKLGLMVWSPLAGGLLSGKYGPGAPGNGEGRRASFDFPPVDTNKAWACVAVMREVAEKHGVSVATVALAYILAKPFVTTVIIGAKRVDQLDQNLAAVKLKLDEGDMKRLDEVSALAPEYPGWMLARQGAGRRPADFEPKD, encoded by the coding sequence ATGCGTTACAATCAACTCGGAAATACGGGACTTTTCGTCTCGGAAATCTGCCTGGGTACGATGACCTTCGGCGAAGCCAAACAGGGCAGTATGTGGGGCGCCATCGCCGATGTCGACCAGAATGCCGCCGACCGGATCGTCGAGCGGTCCCTTGCATCAGGCGTCAATTTCATCGACACGGCCGATGTCTATTCATCCGGCGAGTCCGAAAGGTTGCTCGGCCAGGCGCTGAAGAACCTAGACGTCAAGCGCAAGGACGTCGTCATCGCCACCAAGGTCTACGGCGTTATGGGCGACAAGCCGAACGACCGCGGCGCCTCGCGCGGCCACATCATGGATTCGGTCGAGGCGAGCCTCGAACGCCTGCAGACCGACCATATCGACCTCTATCAGATCCACGCGACCGACACGGTGACGCCGATCGAGGAGACGCTGCGCGCTCTTGACGATCTCGTGTCCCGCGGTCTCGTGCGTTACATCGGCGTCTCCAACTGGCAGGCCTGGCGCATTTCCAAGGCACTCGGCCTCTCCGAACGTCGCGGCTTTGCCCGTTTCGAAACTGTGCAGGCCTATTATTCCATCGCCGGCCGCGATCTCGAACGCGACATCGTGCCGATGATGCAGGAGGAAAAGCTTGGCCTGATGGTCTGGTCGCCGCTCGCCGGCGGTCTGCTCTCCGGCAAGTACGGTCCCGGCGCGCCCGGCAACGGCGAAGGCCGCCGCGCCAGTTTTGATTTCCCGCCGGTCGACACGAACAAGGCCTGGGCCTGCGTCGCCGTCATGCGCGAGGTCGCCGAAAAGCACGGCGTCAGCGTCGCCACCGTGGCGCTCGCCTATATCCTCGCCAAGCCTTTCGTCACCACAGTCATCATCGGCGCCAAGCGTGTCGACCAGCTCGACCAGAACCTTGCCGCCGTCAAGCTGAAGCTCGATGAAGGCGATATGAAGAGGCTCGATGAGGTAAGCGCGCTTGCGCCCGAATATCCGGGCTGGATGCTGGCGCGACAGGGCGCCGGCCGCCGCCCGGCCGATTTCGAGCCGAAGGACTGA
- a CDS encoding HAD family hydrolase, whose translation MTTRPLTTIGFDADDTLWQNEQYYRLTEAHFTGLLADFAEGPKISERLLEAEKRNLRHYGFGIKGFTLSMIETAIEITEGKIPAGVIAKILDTGRELLSHPVETMPHVRDTLEALAGKYLLVMITKGDLFDQERKLAQSGLGDFFDAVEIVSDKTAVTYRRIFAKVGDGPERAMMVGNSLKSDIVPAIAAGSYGVFVPHELTWVLEHVDEPKEAPRFRKIDHLGELRDLIDRLG comes from the coding sequence ATGACGACGCGACCACTGACCACGATCGGCTTCGATGCCGACGATACACTCTGGCAAAACGAACAATATTACCGGCTGACGGAGGCGCATTTCACCGGGCTTCTCGCCGATTTCGCCGAAGGACCGAAGATTTCCGAACGGCTGCTGGAAGCCGAGAAACGCAACCTTCGCCATTACGGCTTCGGCATCAAGGGTTTCACGCTGTCGATGATCGAGACGGCGATCGAGATCACCGAGGGCAAGATTCCGGCCGGTGTGATCGCCAAGATCCTCGATACCGGCCGCGAACTGCTATCCCATCCCGTCGAGACCATGCCGCATGTGCGCGACACGCTGGAGGCGCTTGCCGGCAAATACCTGCTTGTCATGATCACCAAGGGCGATCTCTTCGATCAGGAGCGAAAGCTTGCCCAATCCGGGCTCGGCGACTTCTTCGATGCCGTCGAGATCGTCTCCGACAAGACGGCGGTCACCTATCGCCGCATCTTCGCCAAGGTCGGCGACGGGCCGGAGCGAGCGATGATGGTCGGCAATTCGCTGAAATCGGACATCGTGCCGGCGATCGCCGCCGGCAGCTACGGCGTCTTCGTGCCACACGAACTGACCTGGGTGCTGGAACATGTGGACGAGCCGAAAGAGGCGCCGCGTTTCCGCAAGATCGACCACCTCGGCGAATTGCGCGACCTGATCGACCGGCTCGGCTAG
- a CDS encoding DNA-3-methyladenine glycosylase I, with translation MSATGIIIGEDGRSRCHWHANLPDYLRYHDAEWGRPVTDDIRLFEKICLEGFQSGLSWLTILRKRENFRAAFSGFDFDKVALFGEGDVARCLTDAGIIRHRGKIVSTINNAKRAIELKDEFGSLAHYFWRYEPGHNERPAVVDREHIIANPTTPTSVVISKDLKKRGWTFVGPTTVYAFMQAMGLVNDHLEGCFCRPEVEAMRAALVRP, from the coding sequence ATGAGCGCGACAGGTATCATCATCGGCGAGGACGGCAGGAGCCGCTGCCACTGGCACGCCAATCTGCCCGATTATCTCCGATACCATGACGCGGAATGGGGCCGCCCTGTCACCGATGATATCCGCCTCTTCGAGAAAATCTGCCTCGAAGGCTTCCAGTCCGGTCTTTCCTGGCTGACGATCCTGCGCAAGCGCGAGAATTTCCGCGCCGCCTTTTCGGGTTTCGATTTCGACAAGGTCGCCCTCTTCGGCGAAGGGGATGTCGCTCGCTGCCTCACCGATGCCGGCATCATCCGCCATCGCGGCAAGATCGTCTCGACCATCAACAATGCCAAGCGCGCAATCGAGCTCAAGGACGAATTCGGCTCGCTCGCCCATTATTTCTGGCGCTACGAGCCCGGCCATAACGAGCGGCCGGCGGTGGTCGACCGCGAGCATATCATCGCCAATCCGACGACGCCGACATCGGTGGTCATTTCGAAGGATCTGAAGAAACGCGGCTGGACCTTTGTCGGCCCGACCACAGTTTATGCTTTCATGCAGGCGATGGGTCTCGTCAACGATCATCTGGAAGGCTGCTTCTGCCGGCCCGAGGTCGAGGCGATGCGCGCCGCCCTGGTTCGCCCATGA
- a CDS encoding L,D-transpeptidase, with protein sequence MMKQLVLAAALFGIFSTAALADDRYATRPPVVLSPDLTAPWINQLGGGRVRPVVYQRPVIRQQQRGLFQRRVLRQAPQAAPQTVSAINPGIPSIRRPIEPQYLPQMVDYDTAEKPGTIVIDTNNRFLYLVMQGGKARRYGVGVGKPGFEWAGAHKITRKTEWPDWTPPSEMINREAAKGHYLPARMDGGAENPLGARAMYLGSTLYRIHGTNAPWSIGSAVSSGCIRLRNEDVVDLYDRVNVGTRVIVM encoded by the coding sequence ATGATGAAACAGCTTGTTCTTGCCGCAGCCCTCTTCGGCATCTTCTCCACGGCCGCCCTTGCAGACGACCGCTATGCCACCCGCCCGCCCGTCGTGCTCAGCCCCGATCTGACCGCGCCCTGGATCAATCAGCTGGGCGGTGGCAGGGTTCGTCCTGTCGTCTATCAGCGGCCGGTCATCCGCCAGCAGCAGCGCGGCCTTTTCCAGCGCCGCGTACTGCGCCAGGCGCCGCAGGCGGCACCGCAGACCGTTTCGGCGATCAATCCCGGCATTCCGTCGATCCGCCGTCCGATCGAGCCGCAATACCTGCCGCAGATGGTCGATTACGACACCGCGGAAAAGCCCGGCACGATCGTTATCGATACCAACAACCGGTTCCTCTATCTGGTGATGCAAGGCGGCAAGGCGCGGCGCTACGGCGTCGGCGTCGGCAAGCCGGGGTTCGAATGGGCAGGCGCCCACAAGATCACCCGCAAGACCGAATGGCCGGATTGGACACCGCCTTCCGAGATGATCAACCGCGAAGCCGCCAAGGGCCATTACCTGCCGGCGCGCATGGATGGCGGGGCGGAAAACCCGCTCGGCGCCCGCGCCATGTATCTCGGCTCGACACTTTACCGCATCCACGGCACCAACGCCCCCTGGTCGATCGGCAGCGCCGTTTCCTCCGGCTGCATCCGCCTGCGCAACGAAGACGTCGTCGACCTCTACGACCGCGTCAATGTGGGGACCCGCGTCATCGTCATGTAA
- a CDS encoding L,D-transpeptidase: MIKLMPGLAAAGLVLSLMSTSAFAAPAGSASDNARRPAQIVRVAQMPKYVKPQFKRKKVRLVTTEATGTVIIDTNNKYLYLVEGNNRATRYGIGVGRDGFGWSGVVKIGRKAEWPSWTPPAEMRRREAAKGHIIPAFQEGGEDNPLGARAMYLYQGGRDTIFRIHGTNQPWTIGLNMSSGCIRMMNQDVTHLYDRAPVGTKVIVIGPGNRQGKVAFEDRGIDVLRTMFGG; encoded by the coding sequence ATGATCAAACTAATGCCGGGTCTGGCTGCTGCCGGACTTGTCCTATCCTTGATGTCCACATCCGCCTTTGCTGCACCCGCCGGCTCCGCGTCCGACAATGCACGGCGCCCGGCGCAGATCGTGCGCGTCGCGCAGATGCCGAAATATGTGAAGCCGCAGTTCAAGCGCAAGAAAGTGCGCCTGGTAACGACGGAAGCCACCGGCACCGTCATCATCGATACCAACAACAAATATCTCTACCTCGTCGAAGGCAACAATCGCGCCACCCGCTACGGCATCGGCGTCGGTCGCGACGGCTTCGGCTGGTCGGGGGTCGTCAAGATCGGCCGCAAGGCCGAATGGCCGAGCTGGACGCCGCCGGCCGAGATGCGCCGCCGCGAAGCCGCCAAAGGACATATTATTCCTGCTTTCCAGGAAGGCGGCGAGGACAATCCGCTCGGCGCCCGCGCCATGTATCTCTACCAGGGCGGCCGCGACACGATCTTCCGCATCCACGGCACCAATCAGCCCTGGACGATCGGCCTCAACATGTCTTCCGGCTGCATCCGGATGATGAACCAGGATGTGACCCATCTCTACGATCGCGCGCCTGTCGGCACCAAGGTGATCGTCATCGGCCCCGGCAACAGGCAGGGCAAGGTGGCGTTCGAGGACAGGGGCATCGACGTGCTGCGCACCATGTTTGGCGGCTGA
- a CDS encoding outer membrane protein, whose translation MTSALRSSASLLAGIAFFTICSAVSASAEDLQFSIYGGYQTAPHSGVDLSDGTSFTAGWEGKSFGSPPYYGARVTWWLENFNKPNWGISLDYTHDKVYADDDTLAKAGWSHFEFTDGLNLITVNGLYRFQDPTRRWTPYLGAGIGVNIPHVEVIRPEGKTWAYEFGGVTLQAQAGVDFKVTERWSTFVEYKGTYSRIDVPIDSGVDLKTNIFTNAVNVGVSFHW comes from the coding sequence ATGACATCTGCGCTGCGTTCCTCAGCTTCCCTGCTTGCGGGCATCGCGTTTTTTACCATCTGTTCAGCAGTTTCCGCCTCGGCGGAAGACCTGCAATTCTCCATCTACGGCGGCTACCAGACCGCACCGCACAGCGGCGTCGATCTTTCCGACGGAACGAGTTTCACCGCCGGCTGGGAAGGCAAGTCCTTCGGCAGCCCGCCTTATTACGGTGCCCGCGTCACCTGGTGGCTCGAGAACTTCAACAAGCCGAACTGGGGTATCTCGCTCGATTATACCCATGACAAGGTCTATGCGGACGACGATACGCTCGCCAAGGCCGGCTGGTCGCATTTCGAATTCACCGACGGCCTGAACCTGATCACGGTGAACGGTCTCTATCGCTTCCAGGATCCGACCCGCCGCTGGACGCCCTATCTCGGCGCCGGTATCGGCGTGAACATTCCGCATGTCGAAGTGATTCGCCCTGAGGGCAAGACCTGGGCCTATGAATTCGGCGGCGTGACGCTGCAGGCCCAGGCCGGCGTCGACTTCAAGGTGACCGAACGCTGGTCGACCTTCGTCGAATACAAGGGAACCTATTCGCGCATCGATGTTCCGATCGACAGCGGCGTGGACCTGAAGACCAACATCTTCACGAATGCCGTCAACGTCGGCGTATCGTTCCACTGGTAA
- the glcF gene encoding glycolate oxidase subunit GlcF — protein sequence MQTNFTPTQLLDPDVAESEQILRKCVHCGFCTATCPTYVTLGNELDSPRGRIYLIKDMLENGRPADAEVVTHIDRCLSCLACVTTCPSGVDYMHLVDHARAHIEKTYKRPFMNRLTRAILAAVLPYPGRFRLALKLARLGRPFAGLMRGGALKPFAAMLALAPRRIPTASDFAKPGTYRPETKRRGRVAILSGCAQPVLDPGINAAAIRLLTRFGVEVVMPEGEVCCGSLVHHMGRAEQALESARANVDIWTREIDGQGLEAIIITASGCGTTIKDYGHMLRLDPVYAAKAARVSALAKDITEYLATLDLPAHTPKGITVAYHSACSMQHGQRITLGPKQLLKAAGFTVRDPAEGHLCCGSAGTYNIMQPEISAALKARKVKNIEATKADIIATGNIGCITQIATGTGMPILHTVELLDWAYGGAVPEKLTGLPLG from the coding sequence ATGCAAACCAACTTCACACCCACCCAGCTCCTCGACCCTGATGTCGCCGAATCCGAGCAGATTCTGCGCAAATGTGTCCATTGCGGCTTCTGCACCGCCACCTGTCCCACCTATGTGACGCTCGGCAACGAGCTCGACAGTCCGCGCGGCCGCATCTACCTGATCAAGGACATGCTGGAAAACGGCCGGCCCGCCGATGCCGAGGTCGTCACCCATATCGACCGTTGTCTCTCTTGCCTTGCCTGCGTCACCACCTGTCCCTCCGGCGTCGATTACATGCATCTGGTCGATCACGCCCGCGCCCATATCGAAAAGACCTATAAACGCCCGTTCATGAACCGGCTGACGCGCGCCATTCTTGCCGCCGTGTTGCCTTATCCCGGTCGTTTCCGTCTGGCGCTCAAACTCGCCCGTCTCGGCAGGCCCTTCGCCGGCCTGATGCGGGGGGGCGCGCTGAAACCCTTTGCCGCCATGCTGGCGCTTGCGCCGCGGCGGATCCCGACCGCTTCGGACTTCGCAAAGCCAGGCACCTATCGCCCCGAGACCAAACGGCGCGGCCGGGTGGCGATCCTTTCCGGCTGTGCTCAGCCGGTGCTCGATCCCGGCATCAACGCGGCGGCGATCCGCCTGCTGACGCGCTTCGGCGTCGAGGTCGTGATGCCGGAGGGCGAGGTCTGCTGCGGCTCGCTGGTCCATCACATGGGTCGCGCCGAACAGGCGCTCGAAAGTGCGCGTGCCAATGTCGATATCTGGACGCGCGAGATCGACGGGCAGGGCCTCGAGGCGATCATCATCACCGCTTCGGGCTGCGGCACGACGATCAAGGACTACGGCCACATGCTGCGCCTCGATCCCGTCTATGCCGCAAAGGCGGCCAGGGTCTCGGCGCTCGCCAAGGACATCACCGAATATCTCGCAACCCTCGACCTGCCGGCGCACACGCCGAAGGGCATCACCGTCGCCTATCATTCCGCCTGTTCCATGCAGCACGGCCAACGCATCACGCTGGGGCCGAAGCAATTGCTGAAAGCGGCGGGCTTTACGGTACGCGATCCGGCGGAAGGCCATCTCTGTTGCGGCTCCGCCGGCACCTACAACATCATGCAGCCGGAGATCTCGGCTGCGCTGAAGGCGCGCAAGGTCAAGAACATCGAGGCCACCAAGGCCGATATCATCGCCACCGGCAATATCGGCTGCATCACCCAGATCGCCACCGGCACCGGCATGCCGATCCTGCATACGGTCGAGCTTCTCGATTGGGCCTATGGCGGCGCTGTGCCGGAAAAATTAACAGGTTTGCCGTTAGGCTGA
- the glcE gene encoding glycolate oxidase subunit GlcE gives MIDLMPTSEEEAAVIVRAHAESGRPLAICGGETRSGFGNIVAAEDRLRSTGFTGIVAYNPGEMVMTVRSGTPLAEVEAALSESGQMLAFEPMDHRPVMGTSGEPTIGGVFAANVSGPRRLIAGAARDSLLGVRFVNGKGEIIKAGGRVMKNVTGLDLVKLVAGSHGTLGFLTEVTFRLPPRPKTERTLVLSGLNDAEAANAMAAAMALPVEVSGAAHLPLTVTWKFLAGKLPEGEATALRIEGLPGSVDVRIEKLAAAMSGFATVTRLEQPESSRLWQEIRDVLPYTDGTARPVWRVSVAPGTGHQLVAALRLEAAVDAFYDWQGGLVWMCMEAGPEAELVRRYIKALGGGHATLIRASGEARAVTPAFHPEPEAVATLSRRVKEKFDPAGIFNPGKMG, from the coding sequence ATGATCGATCTGATGCCGACGAGCGAGGAAGAGGCAGCAGTGATCGTCCGCGCCCATGCGGAGAGCGGCCGGCCGCTGGCGATCTGCGGCGGCGAGACCCGCTCGGGCTTCGGCAATATCGTTGCCGCCGAGGACCGGCTGCGCTCGACCGGGTTCACCGGCATCGTCGCTTATAATCCCGGCGAAATGGTCATGACTGTCCGATCGGGCACGCCGCTTGCCGAGGTCGAGGCGGCACTTTCGGAGAGCGGCCAGATGCTCGCCTTCGAGCCGATGGATCATCGCCCTGTGATGGGCACATCCGGCGAGCCGACCATCGGCGGCGTCTTCGCCGCCAATGTCTCCGGCCCGCGCCGGCTGATCGCAGGTGCCGCCCGCGACAGTCTGCTCGGCGTGCGCTTTGTCAACGGCAAGGGCGAGATCATCAAGGCCGGCGGCCGGGTGATGAAGAATGTCACTGGCCTCGATCTCGTCAAGCTGGTCGCCGGCTCGCATGGCACGCTGGGTTTCCTCACCGAAGTCACCTTCCGTCTGCCGCCGCGCCCGAAGACGGAGCGGACGCTGGTGCTATCGGGCCTCAACGACGCCGAGGCGGCTAACGCCATGGCCGCGGCGATGGCCCTGCCGGTCGAAGTCTCGGGTGCCGCGCACCTGCCCTTGACGGTGACGTGGAAATTCCTCGCCGGCAAATTGCCCGAGGGTGAGGCGACCGCTCTGCGCATCGAAGGCCTGCCGGGCTCGGTCGACGTGCGCATCGAAAAGCTTGCCGCGGCAATGTCGGGCTTCGCCACAGTTACGCGGCTGGAACAGCCGGAAAGCTCCAGGCTCTGGCAGGAAATCCGCGACGTGCTGCCCTATACCGATGGCACGGCGCGGCCGGTCTGGCGCGTCTCGGTCGCCCCCGGCACCGGCCATCAGCTGGTCGCAGCACTCCGCCTCGAGGCCGCCGTCGACGCCTTCTACGACTGGCAGGGCGGCCTCGTCTGGATGTGCATGGAGGCCGGCCCCGAAGCGGAACTGGTCCGTCGCTACATCAAGGCGCTCGGCGGCGGCCACGCGACGCTGATTCGTGCATCCGGCGAGGCGAGGGCGGTTACACCCGCCTTCCATCCGGAGCCCGAGGCGGTGGCGACGTTGTCTCGGCGAGTGAAGGAAAAATTCGATCCGGCCGGTATATTCAATCCGGGCAAGATGGGGTGA
- a CDS encoding FAD-linked oxidase C-terminal domain-containing protein, whose translation MSDAISFLEPRADVLARRAQIVADLTDLLPPECLVHEARELVPFETDAFVSYRRLPLAVALPRTTAEVSAVMRYCNRYGIPVVPRGAGTSLSGGAIPQEDAVVVGLSKMNSILEIDLPNRVAVVQAGVTNLNISESVSADGFFYAPDPSSQLACTIGGNIGMNSGGAHCLKYGVTTNNLLGVRMVLVDGTVIELGGKALDAAGYDLLGLVCGHEGQLGIVTEATVRLIAKPEGARPVLFGFESSEEAGACVADVIAAGIIPVAIEFMDKPAIEICEAFAHAGYPLDVGALLIVEVEGSEAEMDAALKDIVEIARRHAVKTVRECQSATEAALIWKGRKSAFGATGRIADYICMDGTVPLSQLSYVLKRTAEIVDHYGLRVANVFHAGDGNMHPLILFNANDPEDAARAEAAGNDILRLCVDAGGCLTGEHGVGIEKRDLMRHQYSEVDLAQQMAARAAFDPGWLLNPSKVFPLEGRPAA comes from the coding sequence ATGTCCGACGCCATTTCGTTTCTCGAGCCGCGCGCTGACGTGCTGGCGCGCCGAGCCCAGATCGTTGCCGATCTGACCGATCTTCTGCCGCCGGAATGCCTGGTGCATGAGGCGCGCGAGCTGGTGCCGTTCGAGACCGACGCCTTCGTGTCCTACCGCCGCCTGCCGCTCGCCGTCGCCCTGCCGCGCACCACGGCTGAGGTTTCCGCCGTCATGCGCTATTGCAACCGCTACGGCATTCCCGTCGTGCCGCGCGGTGCCGGCACTTCGCTCTCCGGCGGCGCCATTCCGCAGGAGGATGCCGTCGTGGTTGGCCTGTCGAAGATGAACAGCATCCTCGAAATCGATCTGCCGAACCGCGTCGCCGTGGTCCAGGCCGGCGTCACCAATCTTAATATTTCCGAATCCGTCTCCGCGGACGGCTTTTTCTATGCGCCCGATCCGAGCTCGCAGCTCGCCTGTACCATCGGCGGCAATATCGGCATGAATTCCGGCGGCGCCCACTGCCTGAAATACGGCGTCACCACCAATAATCTGCTCGGCGTCAGGATGGTGCTGGTCGACGGCACCGTGATCGAGCTTGGCGGCAAGGCGCTGGATGCGGCAGGCTACGACCTACTCGGCCTCGTCTGCGGCCACGAAGGCCAGCTTGGCATCGTCACCGAGGCGACGGTGCGGTTGATCGCCAAGCCGGAAGGCGCGCGCCCGGTGCTCTTCGGCTTCGAGAGTTCGGAGGAGGCGGGCGCCTGCGTTGCCGATGTCATTGCCGCCGGCATCATCCCGGTTGCGATCGAATTCATGGACAAGCCGGCGATCGAGATCTGCGAGGCCTTCGCCCATGCCGGATACCCGCTCGATGTCGGCGCACTGCTGATCGTCGAGGTCGAGGGGTCGGAAGCGGAAATGGACGCCGCGCTGAAGGACATCGTCGAGATCGCCCGCCGGCACGCTGTGAAGACCGTGCGCGAATGCCAGTCGGCGACCGAGGCGGCATTGATCTGGAAGGGTCGCAAATCTGCCTTCGGCGCCACCGGCCGCATCGCCGACTATATCTGCATGGATGGCACCGTGCCGCTCAGCCAGCTCTCCTACGTGCTGAAGCGGACCGCCGAGATCGTCGATCATTACGGCCTGCGCGTCGCCAACGTCTTCCATGCCGGCGACGGCAATATGCATCCGCTGATCCTCTTCAACGCCAACGATCCCGAGGATGCTGCCCGTGCCGAGGCGGCCGGCAACGATATTCTGAGGCTCTGCGTCGATGCCGGCGGCTGCCTCACCGGCGAACATGGCGTCGGCATCGAGAAGCGCGACCTGATGCGGCACCAATATTCCGAGGTGGATCTCGCCCAGCAGATGGCGGCGCGTGCCGCCTTCGATCCCGGCTGGCTCCTCAACCCGTCGAAGGTCTTCCCGCTCGAAGGGCGCCCTGCCGCATGA
- a CDS encoding LysR family transcriptional regulator, whose product MTNLGDLEIFAKVVSTGSMSLAGRALGFSPAVVSKRIKRLEDRLGTRLLQRTTRQISLTEAGQGFYDRVLGILAGLEEAEFYISGRSAQMHGTLKISAPTSFGRMHIAPYLKDFMEAHPELAINLVLTDEFSDIVGGGFDLAIRIAELTDSSLVARRLAPVRRLLCASPDYLAAHGEPKHIDELKHHRCLPAHNNDTWRLKGPDGALSLRPEGLLITNSSEVIREAVIAGLGIALRSTWDIGEELKGGRLVQVLPAYESSHNVALSAVYPSRQFLPAKVRLFIDYLAELYGPVPYWER is encoded by the coding sequence ATGACCAATCTGGGTGATCTCGAAATCTTTGCCAAGGTCGTTTCAACCGGAAGCATGTCGCTCGCCGGGCGGGCGCTCGGCTTTTCGCCGGCCGTCGTCTCCAAACGCATCAAGCGGCTGGAGGACCGGCTCGGTACCCGGCTCCTGCAGCGCACGACGCGGCAGATCTCGCTGACGGAGGCCGGACAGGGCTTCTACGACCGCGTTCTCGGCATTCTCGCCGGGCTCGAAGAGGCGGAATTCTATATTTCCGGCCGCTCGGCGCAGATGCACGGCACGCTGAAGATCTCAGCCCCGACCTCCTTCGGGCGCATGCATATCGCGCCGTATCTGAAGGATTTCATGGAGGCGCATCCGGAGCTTGCGATCAACCTGGTGCTGACCGACGAATTCAGCGACATCGTCGGCGGCGGCTTCGATCTGGCGATCCGCATCGCCGAACTCACCGATTCGAGCCTTGTTGCCCGGCGGCTGGCGCCGGTGCGCCGGCTGCTCTGCGCTTCGCCGGATTACCTTGCTGCGCATGGCGAGCCGAAGCACATCGACGAGCTGAAACACCATCGCTGCCTGCCGGCCCACAATAACGACACCTGGCGGCTGAAGGGGCCGGACGGGGCGCTGAGTCTCAGGCCGGAAGGCTTGCTCATCACCAATTCCAGCGAGGTGATCCGCGAGGCTGTGATCGCCGGCCTCGGGATCGCGCTGCGCTCCACCTGGGATATCGGCGAAGAGCTCAAGGGTGGCCGGCTGGTGCAGGTGCTGCCGGCCTATGAGAGCTCGCACAATGTCGCGCTGTCGGCCGTCTATCCCAGCCGGCAGTTCCTGCCGGCCAAGGTGCGGCTGTTCATCGACTATCTGGCGGAACTTTATGGGCCTGTCCCCTATTGGGAGCGTTGA
- a CDS encoding adenosylhomocysteinase — translation MEKSATRIDWIGNSCRLLKATAAEFERTRPFEALSIGTGIHLEPKTVALLMTLRAGGARLVCTGNLNSTQPSTVEFLRSQGITVFASQTTDPAAHHQSLEAVIAEQPDLLLDNGGDLFAIAAEKTYANLRGGTEETTSGRTRLLPLRERLNMPILVINDSPIKQFAENRHAVGQSLFESYLRFTNRSTNGKRVTVFGYGACGKGTAACFRNAFSTVSVVDTDPVTTLEAHLDGFVTPLRDAAIRSADIIITVTGFAGIVTAADLPLVKDGAILMNGGHFPHEIDVEAFRRHPDIVGIDRYEADYIETFHLGDGRSFHVLGGGHMANLAGPRPLGNTVESMDLGFTLQARCLERIARGEAGPQSCLVPVPADIDAMVANAYLDLAR, via the coding sequence ATGGAAAAGAGCGCAACCCGCATCGACTGGATCGGCAACAGCTGCCGGCTGCTTAAGGCGACGGCCGCCGAATTCGAGCGGACGCGTCCTTTCGAGGCCCTGTCGATCGGCACCGGCATTCATCTGGAGCCGAAGACGGTAGCGCTGCTGATGACGCTTCGCGCCGGCGGCGCCCGTCTCGTCTGCACCGGCAATCTCAACAGCACCCAGCCTTCGACGGTCGAATTCCTGCGTTCCCAAGGCATCACGGTTTTTGCCTCGCAGACGACCGATCCCGCCGCGCATCATCAGAGCCTCGAAGCAGTGATCGCCGAACAGCCCGATTTGCTGCTCGACAATGGCGGCGATCTTTTCGCCATCGCGGCGGAAAAAACCTACGCCAATCTCCGCGGCGGCACCGAGGAAACCACCTCCGGCCGCACCCGGCTGCTGCCGCTGCGCGAGCGCCTGAACATGCCGATCCTCGTCATCAACGACAGCCCGATCAAGCAGTTCGCCGAAAACAGGCATGCCGTCGGCCAGAGCCTGTTCGAAAGCTACCTGCGCTTCACCAACCGCTCCACCAACGGCAAACGCGTGACGGTCTTTGGCTACGGCGCTTGCGGCAAGGGCACGGCCGCCTGTTTCCGCAATGCCTTTTCCACCGTCAGCGTCGTCGATACCGATCCGGTGACGACACTCGAAGCCCATCTCGACGGCTTCGTCACGCCGCTGCGCGATGCGGCGATCCGCTCGGCAGATATCATCATCACCGTCACGGGTTTTGCCGGTATCGTCACGGCGGCCGACCTGCCGCTCGTCAAGGATGGCGCGATCCTGATGAATGGCGGTCATTTCCCGCATGAGATCGATGTCGAGGCTTTCCGCCGCCATCCCGATATCGTCGGCATCGACCGCTATGAGGCCGATTACATCGAGACCTTCCATCTCGGCGACGGCCGCTCCTTCCATGTGCTGGGTGGCGGCCACATGGCCAACCTCGCCGGCCCGCGGCCGCTCGGCAATACCGTCGAATCGATGGATCTCGGCTTCACCCTTCAGGCCCGCTGCCTGGAACGCATCGCCAGGGGCGAAGCCGGTCCCCAATCCTGCCTCGTGCCTGTGCCCGCCGATATCGATGCGATGGTGGCGAACGCCTATCTCGATCTGGCGCGCTGA